The following coding sequences are from one Collimonas arenae window:
- the motB gene encoding flagellar motor protein MotB, protein MSKEKSRIIVKRVVGGKHQAHGGSWKIAYADFMTAMMAFFLVMWLLSIASPKQREGIAEYFNMPLKVALTGGQKTSTSSSVIPGGGIDHMEVDGEVKRANADAADTERLRELKRRLEQVIDANPVLKQFRPQLLIDITSEGLRIQIVDSRNRPMFDLASAKVEPYMSVILREIGPVLNELPNKITLAGHTDATPYVLGAKSYSNWELSADRANASRRELISGGMNEDKTLRVMGVASTMNLNKADPLDPVNRRISIIVLNRRAQAQIEQENATGGNAGLKIDNQKDAASQIREGAPGTVDGSKVGTEKP, encoded by the coding sequence ATGAGCAAGGAAAAATCTCGCATCATCGTCAAGCGCGTCGTCGGCGGCAAGCATCAGGCGCACGGCGGCAGCTGGAAGATCGCCTATGCCGATTTCATGACCGCGATGATGGCGTTCTTCCTGGTGATGTGGTTGCTGTCGATTGCTTCACCGAAGCAGCGGGAAGGCATCGCCGAGTATTTCAACATGCCGCTCAAGGTAGCGCTCACCGGCGGCCAGAAAACCAGCACCAGCAGTAGCGTGATTCCAGGCGGCGGAATCGATCACATGGAAGTCGATGGTGAAGTCAAGCGCGCCAACGCCGATGCGGCCGACACCGAACGCTTGCGTGAGTTGAAGCGGCGGCTGGAGCAGGTGATCGACGCCAATCCGGTACTCAAGCAGTTCCGGCCACAGCTGTTGATAGACATCACCAGCGAGGGATTGCGGATCCAGATCGTCGACAGCCGCAACCGGCCGATGTTCGACCTGGCCAGCGCCAAGGTGGAACCCTACATGAGCGTAATCCTGCGTGAGATCGGTCCGGTGCTGAATGAGCTGCCGAACAAGATCACGCTGGCAGGGCATACCGACGCCACGCCCTATGTGCTCGGCGCCAAGTCCTACAGCAATTGGGAATTGTCAGCCGACCGCGCCAATGCCTCACGGCGCGAACTGATCTCCGGCGGCATGAATGAGGACAAGACGTTGCGTGTGATGGGAGTGGCCTCAACCATGAACCTGAACAAGGCTGATCCACTGGATCCGGTCAATCGCCGTATCAGCATCATTGTGCTGAATCGGCGTGCGCAGGCGCAGATCGAGCAGGAAAACGCCACCGGCGGCAACGCTGGACTAAAGATCGACAATCAGAAGGATGCTGCCAGCCAGATACGCGAGGGTGCGCCAGGTACTGTCGACGGCAGCAAAGTGGGAACCGAGAAACCGTAG
- the motA gene encoding flagellar motor stator protein MotA, translating into MLVFVGYIVVVASVFGGYALMGGHLGVLFQPIELLMIGGAGVGAFVVGNDGKAIMATLKELPKLLRSSKHNKALYMELMALLYVLLAKARKDGMLALEADIDDPTNSPIFAQYPLIQHDPRVIEFLTDYLRLIVSGNMDAFEIEALMDHEIETYKHEAEVPAHSLAKVGDALPAFGIVAAVMGVVHALANANLPPAEMGELIAHAMVGTFLGILLAYGFVSPLATLIEHQVAESAKVYQCIKVTLLANLNGYAPQLAVEFGRKVLFSTERPSFTELDEHVRQVKAR; encoded by the coding sequence GTGCTAGTTTTTGTTGGCTATATCGTCGTGGTTGCTTCCGTTTTCGGTGGCTATGCCCTGATGGGTGGGCATCTCGGTGTGCTGTTTCAACCGATCGAACTGCTGATGATCGGCGGCGCCGGCGTTGGTGCTTTCGTGGTCGGCAACGATGGCAAGGCCATTATGGCCACGCTCAAGGAATTGCCGAAACTGCTGCGTAGTTCCAAGCACAACAAGGCGCTCTACATGGAACTGATGGCGTTGCTCTATGTGTTGCTGGCAAAAGCACGCAAGGACGGCATGCTGGCGCTGGAAGCTGATATCGACGATCCGACCAACAGTCCAATTTTCGCGCAGTACCCACTGATTCAGCACGATCCGCGCGTGATTGAATTCCTGACCGATTATCTGCGTCTGATCGTCAGCGGCAACATGGATGCCTTCGAAATCGAGGCATTGATGGATCACGAAATCGAGACCTACAAGCACGAGGCCGAAGTGCCGGCGCATAGCTTGGCCAAGGTTGGCGACGCGCTGCCTGCGTTCGGCATCGTGGCAGCGGTGATGGGAGTGGTGCATGCGCTGGCCAACGCCAATCTGCCGCCAGCGGAAATGGGTGAGTTGATCGCACATGCGATGGTTGGCACCTTTCTCGGCATCTTGCTGGCATACGGATTCGTATCGCCGCTGGCGACGTTGATTGAACACCAGGTGGCGGAATCGGCCAAGGTATATCAATGCATCAAGGTGACCTTGTTGGCCAATCTCAATGGCTATGCACCGCAACTGGCGGTGGAGTTCGGTCGCAAGGTGTTGTTTTCGACGGAGCGACCTTCGTTTACTGAATTGGATGAACATGTACGTCAAGTCAAGGCTCGTTGA
- a CDS encoding response regulator, whose amino-acid sequence MTTKTILVVDDSAVMRKLISTALAEENYQVLLAADGKAALEQAANADADLVLTDWNMPTMDGHQLIRALRQLERYTTTPILVLTTEASDVGKADARSAGASGWLRKPVEPAMLLEVVASLLDVE is encoded by the coding sequence ATGACGACAAAGACGATTCTGGTGGTGGACGACTCGGCCGTGATGCGCAAACTGATTTCGACGGCTTTGGCCGAGGAGAATTATCAGGTGCTGCTGGCAGCGGACGGCAAGGCGGCACTGGAGCAGGCAGCCAACGCTGATGCCGACCTGGTGCTGACCGATTGGAACATGCCGACCATGGATGGCCACCAGCTGATTCGCGCCTTGCGTCAATTGGAAAGATACACCACAACGCCGATCCTGGTGCTCACCACCGAGGCCAGCGATGTCGGAAAGGCCGATGCGCGCTCGGCAGGAGCCAGCGGCTGGCTGAGAAAGCCGGTGGAACCGGCGATGCTGCTTGAAGTGGTAGCCAGTTTATTAGACGTGGAATAG